The genomic DNA TGTTCTTTAGTAAGCATTCTTTTTCGTCTGTCTACATTCTGCCGATCATCCGTTAGTCCCCAGCCAGAATAGAAAGGTGCTCCCAAAGTCGTCACTTTAATCCCTCTAATGAGCGCTTCAAACCCCGATAATGATGTAATGGTATAAACGTGATCAACTGTGTTCAGCGCATCTGCCAGACCAACAGGTGAATCAATGACCTGAACGATGTCCCTTACATCTTCAGGATTTGACTTCATTTTCCTTCTACCGCTTAATACGTCCGGATGAGGTTTATAAAAAACCTCACAGTCCGGATTTTCTTTTACGGCTATCCTTACTAAATCATTGTTTGAATATCTTATCCGACTTCCCTTCCTAATGGAAGCATCGTCTTCAACTTGGCCAACAACAAGAACTCTCCTTAGTTTCTTTGGGCCATATATATTACTTATATTTGAGGAAGGAAGATGATTATACTTACTTAATTTAAGCATCTGGAGCATATGAATGACTTTATTCGCCCTTTTTTCCAAATCCGGATGTTCTCCAAAAGGGAAGGTATTCAGTAAATATTCCAAATCACTTTCTTTGGTCGAGTCAAAGTACATTCCCCTTTTATCTAAGCAGATAGAGTATGGGGGCGTAAGCATAGCGCCCAACCCCACCGATCGTACGAACCCATCTTCCAATCTATAAAAAGGTACTTTTTTTACGTTTGAATGTTTAGAGAAATACTTATCACTTTTATCATCGTAACCCCATGTAATGATAACGTACTGATTTACCCACAATGAGATAATAGTAAGAATTTTAGGGTTAATGTATTTAGGAATGAACAAACAGGTATATTCATCGAGCAGTGC from Rossellomorea marisflavi includes the following:
- a CDS encoding capsular polysaccharide biosynthesis protein, with amino-acid sequence MKMVKKIVNVALQYVRFFVKIMFINSHRGNSKTIALVFRVSKWKQGAIEALLDEYTCLFIPKYINPKILTIISLWVNQYVIITWGYDDKSDKYFSKHSNVKKVPFYRLEDGFVRSVGLGAMLTPPYSICLDKRGMYFDSTKESDLEYLLNTFPFGEHPDLEKRANKVIHMLQMLKLSKYNHLPSSNISNIYGPKKLRRVLVVGQVEDDASIRKGSRIRYSNNDLVRIAVKENPDCEVFYKPHPDVLSGRRKMKSNPEDVRDIVQVIDSPVGLADALNTVDHVYTITSLSGFEALIRGIKVTTLGAPFYSGWGLTDDRQNVDRRKRMLTKEQLLIGAYILYPRYADPLTMERLSLEETIQRINKSRNKSEE